The candidate division WOR-3 bacterium genome window below encodes:
- a CDS encoding V-type ATP synthase subunit A gives MKEGVVLKVAGPLVVAEKMQDSKMYDVVKVGKMKLMGEIIELKNDKASIQVYEDTAGLGVGEPVYLTNQPLSVELGPGLIQTIYDGTQRPLDRIKEITGNMITRGIDVPALDKDKKWSFVPRAKEGESVEAGDVLGEVQETVLVSHKIMVPPGVTGKLKSVNKGDFTIEETVAVIETEAGDKDITMLQRWPVRIPRPFKKQLMPTEPLLTGQRVIDALFPVAKGGTACIPGPFGSGKTVIQHQLAKWSDADIVVYIGCGERGNEMTDVLLEFPELKDPRSGEPLMMRTVLIANTSNMPVAAREASVYTGITIAEYFRDMGYSVALMADSTSRWAEAMREISGRLEEMPGDEGYPAYLSAKVASFYERAGKTVCLGKDERVGALTVIGAVSPPGGDLSDPVVQATLRVVKVFWSLEDKLAFQRHFPAISWLRSYSLYNRALEDYFDENVHEDFTALKKEAIKILEEEAELEEIARLVGLESLSAPDRLTMEVARSIRQDFLYQNAFHETDTYTSIVKQRLLLSVILYLNEKSKWALDRKVEITKLLNMKVIEIISRARYLKEDDNSKLEAIRKEIDEEIEALYESASSGGGI, from the coding sequence GTGAAAGAAGGCGTCGTATTAAAAGTTGCAGGACCGCTCGTCGTCGCGGAAAAAATGCAGGATTCAAAGATGTACGACGTGGTCAAAGTCGGAAAAATGAAGCTGATGGGCGAGATAATTGAACTAAAAAATGACAAAGCCTCAATTCAGGTTTATGAAGACACTGCGGGGCTCGGAGTGGGTGAACCCGTTTATCTGACGAATCAGCCGCTTTCCGTCGAATTGGGTCCCGGGCTTATTCAGACGATTTACGACGGTACACAGAGGCCTCTCGACAGGATTAAAGAAATCACTGGCAACATGATTACGAGGGGAATAGACGTACCGGCTCTCGACAAGGATAAAAAATGGAGTTTCGTTCCCAGGGCCAAAGAGGGTGAATCTGTCGAAGCAGGAGACGTCCTCGGCGAGGTTCAGGAAACTGTTCTCGTGTCTCACAAGATAATGGTCCCGCCTGGAGTAACAGGTAAGCTCAAATCCGTTAATAAGGGCGATTTCACGATCGAAGAAACTGTCGCCGTTATAGAAACGGAAGCTGGCGACAAAGATATTACGATGCTGCAGAGATGGCCGGTCAGAATTCCGAGACCTTTTAAAAAACAGCTCATGCCGACTGAACCTCTTTTGACGGGTCAAAGAGTGATTGACGCCCTGTTTCCCGTCGCAAAAGGCGGCACTGCTTGTATCCCCGGTCCTTTCGGCTCCGGGAAAACTGTAATTCAGCACCAGTTGGCAAAATGGTCTGACGCCGACATTGTCGTCTACATTGGCTGTGGAGAAAGAGGAAACGAGATGACTGACGTTTTACTTGAGTTCCCGGAACTCAAAGACCCCAGGTCTGGCGAACCGCTTATGATGAGGACCGTCCTCATAGCCAACACTTCGAACATGCCTGTGGCGGCGAGAGAAGCCTCGGTTTATACGGGAATAACAATCGCTGAGTATTTCAGGGACATGGGATATTCGGTCGCCCTGATGGCTGATTCCACTTCGAGATGGGCTGAAGCGATGAGGGAAATTTCGGGAAGACTGGAAGAGATGCCCGGAGACGAAGGCTACCCCGCGTATCTTTCGGCTAAAGTTGCTTCTTTCTACGAAAGGGCCGGCAAGACTGTATGTCTTGGAAAAGACGAAAGGGTAGGAGCCCTGACTGTCATAGGCGCGGTGTCTCCTCCCGGAGGAGACCTTTCAGATCCTGTCGTACAGGCTACGTTGAGAGTCGTAAAGGTTTTCTGGTCGCTCGAAGACAAACTCGCTTTTCAGAGGCATTTTCCCGCGATATCCTGGCTGAGATCGTATTCTCTCTACAACAGGGCATTGGAGGATTATTTCGACGAAAACGTTCACGAGGATTTCACCGCTTTGAAAAAAGAAGCCATTAAAATCCTCGAGGAAGAAGCCGAGCTCGAGGAAATTGCGAGACTCGTCGGTCTCGAATCACTATCGGCGCCCGACAGGCTCACAATGGAAGTGGCACGTTCAATACGCCAGGATTTTCTTTATCAGAACGCATTTCATGAAACCGACACATATACTTCGATTGTAAAACAGAGGCTTCTTCTTTCAGTCATTCTGTATCTCAACGAAAAATCAAAATGGGCGCTCGACAGAAAAGTTGAAATAACAAAACTTTTGAACATGAAAGTAATAGAAATTATTTCAAGGGCGAGATATTTAAAAGAGGACGACAACTCGAAGCTGGAAGCCATAAGAAAGGAAATTGACGAAGAAATAGAAGCTCTTTACGAA
- a CDS encoding V-type ATPase subunit, with amino-acid sequence MRKQFFEDAPENGKYNFAVALARCFENSLLDGPRYDRLIESDSVTTALKILHDTPYGSFIQSAASDFETVLLSRKREVFSFFKEHCVNEHAGNFVFFPYDYHNLKAALKSRFSRIKNEVYSEFGSVPVPSFRSIAKEERGEDETIVLPHQLEKALESALESYYASKDPRDIDYAVDKNLFLSLLSSAEGSKSLYLKELLSQRADLINTVSFLRLKKQGEDGHGKHEYFVPGGKIDCNDFKVCLGKPVDDFKDLLAMSDYYDVVPVIDAGPLEMEKKAEEIERDFLKQARFFLNGFEPLVSFCLSADIEIKNLRKIFVSKINKIPFSKFGKGITEVV; translated from the coding sequence TTGAGAAAACAATTTTTCGAAGACGCGCCCGAAAACGGAAAATACAATTTTGCCGTCGCTCTCGCCAGGTGTTTCGAGAATTCTCTTCTCGACGGACCTCGTTACGATAGACTCATTGAAAGCGACAGCGTGACCACAGCGCTTAAAATACTTCACGACACGCCTTACGGGAGTTTTATCCAGTCGGCGGCAAGTGATTTTGAAACCGTTCTTTTGTCAAGAAAAAGGGAGGTCTTCAGCTTTTTCAAAGAACACTGTGTCAACGAACACGCCGGAAATTTCGTGTTTTTCCCTTACGATTATCACAACCTCAAAGCGGCCCTGAAAAGCCGTTTTTCAAGAATAAAAAATGAAGTCTATTCTGAATTCGGCTCAGTTCCTGTCCCGTCGTTCAGGAGCATAGCGAAAGAAGAACGCGGAGAAGACGAGACGATTGTTCTACCGCATCAGCTTGAAAAAGCTCTCGAATCGGCGCTCGAAAGCTATTATGCGTCCAAAGATCCGAGAGACATAGACTACGCCGTTGATAAAAACCTGTTTCTGAGCCTTTTGTCTTCCGCGGAGGGCTCAAAAAGCCTCTATCTGAAGGAACTTTTATCCCAGAGAGCTGACCTTATCAACACAGTCTCATTTCTAAGGCTTAAAAAACAGGGAGAGGACGGCCATGGCAAGCACGAGTATTTTGTTCCCGGCGGTAAAATCGACTGCAACGATTTTAAGGTCTGCCTCGGAAAACCTGTGGACGATTTCAAAGACCTTTTGGCTATGAGCGACTATTACGATGTAGTACCCGTCATAGACGCCGGCCCATTGGAAATGGAGAAAAAAGCGGAAGAGATCGAAAGGGATTTTCTCAAACAAGCCCGGTTTTTCCTAAACGGTTTTGAACCCCTCGTTTCTTTTTGCCTTTCGGCTGATATAGAAATTAAAAATCTGAGAAAAATATTCGTTTCAAAAATAAACAAAATCCCTTTCAGTAAATTCGGCAAAGGGATAACGGAGGTTGTTTAA
- a CDS encoding V-type ATP synthase subunit E, whose amino-acid sequence MSEEKISRSIIEEAEKKAEILMNEASEKALEIKEKGQLEIEKVKKYQEDMIKQLSEREKEKHVSLAQLEISLEKLSARRKAMDQVFEEVLRKTLIRDEGYKERLKKAILSGAKSGNETIHVCAEDMKILDAAFIKKLNDGFHGKGGFKISTEPVKITGGAVLKEGKVLTDASFKTILDEERYFLETEISKMISETGS is encoded by the coding sequence TTGTCTGAAGAAAAGATATCACGTTCAATAATCGAAGAAGCCGAAAAAAAAGCCGAAATTCTTATGAACGAGGCATCGGAAAAAGCTCTTGAGATAAAAGAAAAAGGACAGCTGGAAATCGAGAAAGTGAAAAAATATCAGGAAGATATGATAAAACAGCTTTCAGAGCGCGAGAAAGAAAAACACGTTTCTCTCGCCCAGCTCGAAATAAGCCTGGAAAAGCTCAGCGCGAGAAGAAAAGCCATGGATCAGGTTTTCGAAGAAGTACTCCGGAAAACACTAATAAGAGACGAGGGGTACAAAGAGAGGCTTAAAAAAGCCATATTGTCCGGAGCTAAGTCGGGAAATGAAACCATACACGTATGTGCCGAAGACATGAAAATACTCGACGCCGCTTTTATTAAAAAGCTCAATGACGGGTTCCACGGAAAAGGCGGATTCAAAATTTCGACCGAACCCGTCAAAATTACTGGTGGAGCCGTTTTAAAAGAAGGAAAGGTCCTCACGGACGCTTCTTTTAAGACGATTCTCGACGAGGAAAGGTATTTTCTCGAAACGGAAATATCAAAAATGATATCGGAAACCGGTTCTTGA
- a CDS encoding V-type ATP synthase subunit F has translation MEGKMAVIGKIDQILPFSAIGIEIFPVEKAEEAKKILISLAENKYALVMITEDFALDLLETRMKYSSEPVPAIIAVPGAEGVTGSTLQQLRETLKHAVGADVLSDK, from the coding sequence ATGGAAGGTAAAATGGCGGTCATAGGAAAAATTGATCAAATACTTCCTTTCTCCGCCATTGGGATAGAGATATTTCCAGTTGAGAAGGCTGAAGAGGCAAAAAAAATTTTGATCTCTCTCGCGGAAAACAAATACGCACTCGTAATGATAACGGAAGACTTCGCGCTTGATCTGCTCGAGACGAGGATGAAATACTCGTCGGAGCCGGTGCCGGCGATAATTGCCGTACCCGGAGCCGAAGGCGTAACAGGCTCGACGCTTCAGCAGCTCAGAGAAACGCTGAAACACGCGGTCGGAGCCGACGTTTTATCGGACAAATAA
- a CDS encoding V-type ATP synthase subunit I — translation MAKIRAVGSSSEEDVFLKRIQSLGLIQIEEEISRAVKEDLGDYKIDGGNEKDIEHTLNEIRHAENFLEKYSVPKSFLESVVGGKLVLKTRELLEIVGDFDYKTVVERAKSLEEAASDLKEREEKTKENLALFETWTQLDKPVEEIRDGTSCEITAGWIPAKFENPDISPGVCQIIQKNAKSCSIVALWLREDREQASKKMKEMEFEKTDFGGFRGKPAFIVKGLEDNLAQIEKEKTGFFDESKKLVTQIESLRIVHDYYQNLENLKKAKQSLFHTRHAFVLEGWIKRSDMQTLVSASSEFSSVTVEEIDPQDSENPPVALKNRKLFKPFELVIQLYGMPSSKSVDPTVLLSPWFVLFFALCLTDAAYGLIISAFSLVAMTKLKNSKLLWMLFWGGLVTVAAGILTGGVFGDLLREGDQAYVKIPALTGFFGKLVWFNPMDPNPLPGSSSPQAMIFFRIALLLGIVQIYFGMMIGFVSLWKDKKKISALLDYGVWLVLLSSLITALFSSQMCIDLNLFEGKSSPLPAGTALPALSVAGVMALLVLFFGARDEKNWGFRIFFGFLKLIVLSGIFSYMGDVMSYVRLMALGMVSAGIGIAVNTVAFMIAGLKIPVLNWVLFAVIFLGGHIFNLAISALGAFVHTLRLQYVEFFSKFFEGGGKEFKPFSTSGKFIVLRD, via the coding sequence ATGGCAAAAATAAGAGCCGTCGGCTCTTCTTCTGAAGAGGACGTTTTTTTAAAAAGGATTCAGTCGCTTGGATTGATTCAGATAGAGGAAGAGATATCGCGTGCAGTTAAAGAAGACCTCGGTGACTACAAAATTGACGGCGGAAATGAAAAAGACATAGAGCATACGCTGAATGAGATCAGGCACGCTGAGAATTTTCTCGAAAAGTACAGCGTTCCGAAAAGTTTCCTCGAAAGCGTAGTCGGAGGAAAACTTGTTCTCAAAACGAGAGAACTTCTCGAAATTGTCGGGGATTTCGATTACAAGACTGTGGTTGAAAGGGCCAAAAGCCTGGAAGAAGCAGCTTCCGATTTAAAAGAACGCGAAGAAAAAACCAAAGAGAATCTGGCGCTTTTCGAAACATGGACTCAACTCGATAAACCTGTCGAAGAAATACGTGACGGAACTTCCTGCGAAATTACGGCCGGCTGGATCCCGGCAAAATTCGAAAATCCGGACATTTCTCCGGGTGTTTGCCAGATAATACAGAAAAACGCCAAATCATGTTCCATTGTGGCTCTGTGGCTGAGGGAAGACAGAGAGCAGGCTTCGAAAAAAATGAAAGAGATGGAGTTCGAGAAAACCGATTTCGGCGGTTTTCGAGGAAAACCGGCGTTCATTGTGAAGGGGCTCGAAGATAATCTGGCGCAGATCGAAAAAGAGAAGACGGGATTTTTCGACGAAAGTAAAAAACTGGTCACACAGATTGAATCCCTGAGAATTGTCCACGATTACTATCAGAATCTTGAAAATCTAAAAAAAGCAAAGCAGAGTTTGTTTCACACCAGACACGCTTTCGTCCTCGAGGGATGGATAAAGCGTTCGGACATGCAAACGCTTGTCTCCGCGTCGTCTGAATTTTCTTCTGTGACCGTCGAGGAAATTGATCCCCAGGACTCTGAAAACCCGCCGGTTGCACTTAAGAACAGGAAATTGTTCAAGCCTTTCGAACTCGTCATTCAGCTTTACGGCATGCCTTCCTCTAAAAGCGTCGATCCGACCGTACTGCTCTCCCCCTGGTTTGTCCTGTTTTTTGCCCTTTGTCTCACCGACGCCGCTTACGGACTTATAATCTCTGCTTTTTCACTCGTTGCAATGACAAAATTAAAAAACAGCAAACTTCTGTGGATGCTTTTCTGGGGCGGCCTTGTGACAGTGGCGGCGGGGATACTGACGGGAGGTGTTTTTGGCGATCTTTTAAGGGAAGGAGATCAGGCTTACGTGAAAATCCCCGCACTGACCGGATTTTTTGGGAAACTGGTATGGTTCAATCCCATGGATCCCAATCCTTTGCCAGGTTCATCTTCGCCCCAAGCCATGATATTTTTCAGAATAGCCTTACTTCTGGGTATAGTTCAGATATATTTCGGAATGATGATAGGTTTTGTGTCGCTTTGGAAGGACAAAAAGAAAATTTCCGCGCTTCTCGATTACGGAGTCTGGCTGGTTCTTCTTTCGTCTCTCATAACCGCCCTTTTTTCATCTCAGATGTGCATTGATCTCAATCTTTTCGAGGGGAAGAGTTCTCCTCTGCCCGCCGGCACTGCTTTGCCGGCTCTTTCCGTTGCCGGTGTCATGGCTTTGCTCGTTTTGTTTTTCGGAGCACGCGATGAAAAAAACTGGGGCTTCAGGATATTTTTCGGATTTTTGAAGCTCATAGTTCTTTCGGGTATTTTTTCATACATGGGCGATGTAATGTCATACGTGAGGTTGATGGCTCTCGGAATGGTTTCAGCAGGCATTGGGATAGCGGTAAACACGGTGGCGTTTATGATAGCAGGCTTAAAAATCCCGGTACTCAATTGGGTTTTGTTTGCGGTGATATTTTTAGGCGGGCACATTTTTAATCTGGCGATAAGCGCTCTTGGAGCATTCGTTCATACGTTGAGGCTTCAATACGTCGAATTTTTTTCGAAGTTTTTTGAGGGAGGGGGAAAAGAGTTCAAACCTTTTTCAACTTCCGGAAAATTCATTGTTTTAAGGGATTGA
- a CDS encoding M23 family metallopeptidase, whose protein sequence is MKVNMLLARLIITAALFFQGSRIVSVRCIGDDTLLVVTAEDGAWKGSSPEWLTNIHGTEDYFLTDGLKFSSGYIFATCGSGLLFVRENSNERWGFSTMGPQRQYCSSLIIFGNKLFAGFSDGLCEIFENSPAEIEFFTDGKFSYTIDLVSDGKHMAVSNMSGVFILSSSGIKDLLFPDSFSHNKTVAFLSDTIAIGTDSGLWIFDGKSWIFIDESFYINCFFLDSSYVYCGTHEGLEIFDRRTLDKIIAYKTYPVLSIQKFKGRWLFGTAEGLFADSLGSMTDANCFPANIFKEYPHPFIDFPFPAGYNNLPDQTYLYSSTFGGNLRVHKGLDYNNPGETPVVAGADGIVVSSGTSGNGANFITVRYFVHQNEHGAVFLYTHFSRHSPLKPGEVFKSGDTIGFVGHTGRATNDHLHLETRIITNAGTFSVNPSVWLRPIPGTGALAGTITRNGEPLEGAKIYGIFKPWFNETPFIFAETYSGGSESDPEIKENFFIDAVCPGFYSVRIISGNMMLDSFTVEIKQDSISWVERDVDR, encoded by the coding sequence TTGAAGGTAAACATGCTTTTAGCGCGATTGATAATTACAGCCGCCCTTTTCTTTCAGGGTTCGAGGATTGTCAGTGTCCGCTGTATTGGAGACGACACTCTTCTCGTCGTAACCGCGGAAGACGGCGCGTGGAAGGGATCTTCCCCCGAATGGCTTACAAATATACACGGCACCGAAGATTATTTCCTCACAGACGGTTTGAAATTTTCCAGCGGATACATTTTTGCCACCTGCGGGTCAGGTCTGTTGTTCGTCAGGGAAAATTCAAACGAAAGATGGGGTTTTTCAACAATGGGACCTCAAAGACAATACTGTTCGTCCCTGATAATATTCGGAAATAAACTCTTCGCCGGATTTTCAGACGGGCTATGCGAAATATTTGAAAACAGCCCTGCTGAAATCGAATTTTTTACCGATGGAAAGTTTTCCTACACTATCGATCTGGTCTCTGACGGAAAACACATGGCAGTTTCCAACATGTCGGGAGTTTTTATTTTGTCCTCTTCAGGAATAAAAGACCTTCTTTTCCCGGACTCTTTTTCACACAACAAAACCGTCGCTTTCCTTTCCGACACTATTGCAATCGGGACCGATTCCGGACTCTGGATATTTGACGGCAAATCCTGGATTTTTATTGACGAATCTTTTTATATTAACTGCTTTTTTCTGGATTCATCTTATGTCTATTGCGGGACGCACGAAGGGCTTGAAATCTTCGACCGCAGGACACTTGATAAAATAATAGCTTATAAAACATATCCGGTTTTATCCATACAGAAATTCAAAGGTCGATGGCTCTTCGGAACCGCGGAGGGGCTTTTTGCAGATTCTTTAGGATCAATGACCGACGCTAATTGTTTTCCGGCAAACATTTTCAAAGAATACCCTCACCCTTTCATAGACTTTCCTTTTCCGGCGGGTTACAACAACCTTCCGGATCAGACCTATCTGTATTCTTCAACTTTCGGCGGAAATCTCAGAGTCCACAAAGGCCTCGATTACAACAATCCGGGAGAAACACCCGTTGTAGCCGGTGCCGACGGAATCGTAGTATCTTCAGGAACTTCAGGCAACGGTGCAAATTTCATCACCGTGCGGTACTTTGTCCATCAGAACGAACACGGCGCGGTTTTTCTCTACACCCATTTTTCCAGACACTCACCGCTGAAACCCGGAGAAGTATTCAAGAGCGGAGACACCATAGGTTTTGTCGGACACACTGGAAGAGCGACGAACGATCATCTGCATCTTGAGACGCGAATTATAACAAACGCCGGAACCTTTTCCGTAAATCCTTCGGTGTGGCTTCGACCCATACCCGGGACAGGAGCTCTGGCGGGAACAATAACGAGAAACGGAGAACCGCTTGAAGGCGCGAAAATATACGGAATTTTCAAACCCTGGTTCAATGAAACCCCTTTTATATTCGCGGAGACCTATAGCGGAGGATCGGAGTCCGACCCTGAGATCAAAGAAAATTTTTTCATAGACGCCGTTTGCCCGGGTTTTTATTCTGTCAGAATAATATCTGGAAATATGATGTTGGACAGTTTTACGGTTGAGATCAAACAGGACTCGATAAGCTGGGTGGAGAGAGATGTCGACCGTTGA
- a CDS encoding V-type ATP synthase subunit K, whose amino-acid sequence MSLTAQTAANGVGMAFAIAGAVLASAMAGVGSAIGINYPGSAAAAVLREDPEKFGNLFLLVVLPGTQGFYGLIIALLALPKIANVSSVMMGVQILIACLPIAVTGLVSAIYQGKVCLAGVHLVSKRADQAMKGVIYAAMVETYAVLGLLTSFLLLTSIK is encoded by the coding sequence ATGTCTTTGACCGCTCAAACCGCTGCTAACGGCGTCGGAATGGCTTTTGCTATAGCGGGAGCCGTTTTGGCCTCGGCGATGGCAGGTGTAGGATCGGCAATCGGTATAAATTATCCCGGAAGCGCTGCAGCGGCTGTATTGAGGGAAGACCCGGAAAAATTCGGGAATCTGTTTCTGCTCGTCGTCCTCCCCGGTACGCAGGGATTTTACGGACTCATTATAGCTCTTCTGGCTCTGCCCAAAATCGCAAACGTGTCCAGCGTGATGATGGGAGTTCAGATATTGATTGCTTGTCTCCCGATAGCGGTAACCGGACTGGTTTCGGCTATTTATCAGGGAAAAGTGTGTCTCGCCGGAGTTCACCTTGTTTCGAAAAGAGCCGATCAGGCGATGAAGGGCGTCATATACGCCGCCATGGTTGAGACGTATGCGGTTTTGGGACTTTTGACGAGTTTTCTTCTTCTCACGAGTATAAAGTAG
- a CDS encoding serine hydrolase produces the protein MSVNKNKILHSASLMKLPVMAALFRMDETGSLPLSSFISPKTVYDSYVHGKTFSPGHTLENRKHTIFELIEKMITVSDNQATCALMEIVPVRNINNILSDWEMKNTTVIRKIMDLPAHESGVDNLTTASDICRFYRNLYFGKGINARSKKGMIDLLLDQKLNDRIPAYISDKWPVAHKTGTITGRVYESGLVFSNPVTVFSVMVIGLSKEKAADIIRIFLKTYFSSMFR, from the coding sequence ATGTCCGTCAATAAGAACAAAATCCTTCACAGCGCCAGTCTTATGAAGCTTCCGGTTATGGCGGCTCTTTTCCGGATGGATGAAACAGGTTCTCTCCCCCTTTCGTCTTTTATTTCACCAAAAACGGTGTACGACAGTTACGTCCACGGAAAGACCTTTTCTCCCGGACATACCCTTGAAAACAGAAAACACACGATTTTCGAACTCATAGAGAAAATGATAACGGTCTCCGACAATCAGGCAACGTGCGCGCTGATGGAAATCGTGCCGGTTCGAAATATTAATAATATCTTAAGCGATTGGGAAATGAAAAATACAACTGTGATCAGAAAGATTATGGATTTGCCGGCGCACGAATCCGGCGTGGACAACCTCACAACCGCCTCAGACATCTGCAGATTTTACAGAAATCTTTATTTTGGAAAAGGAATAAACGCACGATCCAAAAAAGGTATGATCGATTTATTGCTCGATCAAAAACTAAACGATAGAATACCTGCGTACATTTCTGACAAATGGCCCGTTGCACATAAAACAGGCACCATAACCGGCCGCGTTTATGAATCCGGATTGGTTTTTTCAAACCCTGTCACGGTGTTCTCGGTCATGGTAATCGGGCTCTCCAAAGAAAAAGCGGCTGATATCATAAGAATATTTCTTAAAACATATTTTTCCTCAATGTTCCGGTGA